A genomic window from Lycium barbarum isolate Lr01 chromosome 4, ASM1917538v2, whole genome shotgun sequence includes:
- the LOC132635308 gene encoding cytochrome c1 2, heme protein, mitochondrial-like isoform X1 codes for MKNTDALKCIGLCPASPILSSIVSKKAQEEFGSFGMKSFRTLALIGAGVSGLVGFATVASADEAEHGLECPIYPWPHEGILSSSDHASIRRGHQVYQQVCASCHSMSLVSYRDLVGVAYTEEEVKAMAAEIEVEDGPNDEGEMFTRPGKLSDCFPQPYPNEAAARFANGGAYPPDLSLITKVLLMEEPTLQISFCYCT; via the exons GCCTCTCCAATTCTATCATCCATTGTTTCCAAGAAAGCTCAAGAAGAATTTGGATCTTTTGGCATGAAGTCCTTCAGAACATTGGCACTCATTGGAGCGGGTGTATCTGGACTCGTAGGTTTTGCGACAGTAGCATCTGCTGATGAGGCTGAACATGGATTGGAGTGTCCAATCTATCCTTGGCCTCACGAAGGCATTCTTAGTTCATCTGATCACGCTTC GATTCGTCGTGGTCACCAGGTTTATCAACAAGTATGTGCATCTTGTCATTCAATGTCACTTGTGTCATATCGTGACTTGGTCGGGGTGGCATATACAGAGGAGGAAGTAAAGGCTATGGCAGCTGAGATTGAGGTGGAGGATGGGCCTAATGATGAGGGTGAAATGTTTACTCGTCCTGGTAAACTGAGTGATTGCTTTCCTCAGCCATATCCAAATGAAGCAGCTGCTAGATTTGCTAATGGAGGAGCCTACCCTCCAGATTTAAGTCTTATTACAAAAGTATTGTTAATGGAGGAGCCTACCCTCCAGATTTCTTTTTGTTATTGTACTTAA
- the LOC132635308 gene encoding cytochrome c1-2, heme protein, mitochondrial-like isoform X2: protein MKSFRTLALIGAGVSGLVGFATVASADEAEHGLECPIYPWPHEGILSSSDHASIRRGHQVYQQVCASCHSMSLVSYRDLVGVAYTEEEVKAMAAEIEVEDGPNDEGEMFTRPGKLSDCFPQPYPNEAAARFANGGAYPPDLSLITKVLLMEEPTLQISFCYCT from the exons ATGAAGTCCTTCAGAACATTGGCACTCATTGGAGCGGGTGTATCTGGACTCGTAGGTTTTGCGACAGTAGCATCTGCTGATGAGGCTGAACATGGATTGGAGTGTCCAATCTATCCTTGGCCTCACGAAGGCATTCTTAGTTCATCTGATCACGCTTC GATTCGTCGTGGTCACCAGGTTTATCAACAAGTATGTGCATCTTGTCATTCAATGTCACTTGTGTCATATCGTGACTTGGTCGGGGTGGCATATACAGAGGAGGAAGTAAAGGCTATGGCAGCTGAGATTGAGGTGGAGGATGGGCCTAATGATGAGGGTGAAATGTTTACTCGTCCTGGTAAACTGAGTGATTGCTTTCCTCAGCCATATCCAAATGAAGCAGCTGCTAGATTTGCTAATGGAGGAGCCTACCCTCCAGATTTAAGTCTTATTACAAAAGTATTGTTAATGGAGGAGCCTACCCTCCAGATTTCTTTTTGTTATTGTACTTAA